GAGTTGGGCTTACAGGGTGCAAAAGTGCAAAAGCGATCGCTTCACTCAATTATGCAGCGAGCTTTACCACCGCTTGACGCAGCGACAGAAGCTGAATTAGCTTCTCTAGAGCAGCTTTTCCAGCAAAATGGTCAATAAACTAGTCTTTAAATTTGTTGTGTAACGCTGTTATACAACCAACCGCAGAGGTGCAGAGTAAGCAGAGAAGGGGAGAGTTTGGGGAAATTTTTCTTTTCTTATATTCCCCACTCCCTAATCTCTACCCCCCACTTATGCTTAAATGTGGATTCCGCATTCTGTTTTATCACTTCCCCGCCAGCGTCCGGCGCGTTCGTCTTCGCCTTCGGCTACTTTGGTGGTGATGGGTTGGTCGCCAATGCTGGGATAACCTTGGTCGTGGAGGGGGTTGTAGATAACTCCGTGTTCAGCCACATAAAGCCAGCTTTCTTTGCGTGTCCAGGTAGCTATAGGATTTACTTTCAGCCGACCTTTACCGTCGAATTCAAATATGGGCATATTCGCACGGGTTACTGCTTGGTCACGGCGGCGTCCGGTAATCCAAGCGACGCTGTTGAGTTCGTCCAGACCCCGTAGTAGTGGTTCAATTTTTGTAATGTGGTGGAATTTGGCAATATCCTTGTCCCAGAGTTTGTCGCCGTACTTAGCTTCAAAGGCTTCGCGGGTGTCTACATCTGGAGTTTTGAAAGTTTGCAAATCCAGGTTGTAGATTTGTATAGCTTTGGCTACTAATTCTAGGCTTTCAGGGAAGTGGTGCAAGGTGTCGAGGAAGATCACAGGAACGGGATGCTTCAGTTCACTGTAAAGAATATGGGTAATTATCATGTCATCCACGTTAAAGGCGCTTGTTTGCACCAGTCCCGTTGGGATATTTTCTATAGACCATGCCAGTATCTCTTTGGGAGTGGCAGTTTCAAATTGCTCATTTAATTTTTCTAGGTCAAAAGCGATCGCTTGGTTTCTAGATTCCCTGGATGCTGTCATGATAATCTTCTATTCAAAATATTTTTACCTTGATTAAGATTTATTTTATCCCATCAAGGCACGTATTCCGCTCGGAGTTCAGGTATTTATTCTGTTCGGAAATTACTACGTTTTGGAACTGGAGAATGGGAAGTCGGCAGACCAGAAGAACAAATCATTAAAAGTAAAAATTGATACTTAAGTCCAAAAATAAGTATTTACTAAGAAATTTTACGGTAATTTAAGTTTTACAATGGTTTTATAGATATATATACTGATTTTGATATGGTTAAGGGACTATTAATAAAGGGATTTTACTTAAATGAACAATGCAAAATTCAGCAATCCATTAGGACAATCTATAATTATGGGCGCTTTAATGATGTTAACAAGCGTTGGCATCATCACAATCATGAACTTTTTCTNAGATCAAAATTTCTAATTTTAGTAATAAGACTTCACATAGTCCCGTTCAAAACTGAGTGGGACTTTTACTTTTTATCCAGACAAATCCGTGTGTATTAACTTTCTGCTGTGCCTTTCGGCAGAGAATAATTCTGAAACCGTGTTTTTACGTAGCTTTGCAATCAGAGAATCTAGAATAGGGATGCGATAGACCCCTAGTGACCAACTGGCGCTTTCACTCCTGCACCGCCTTTACCCAGAAATAGCAACAGAGGTAATGAGCAAAGGAACCCTACCCCTACCACCCGAAAGCAATCTGCGTAAGACAAAACCGCAGCTTGGGTATCTACTGTTTGACTTAATAAAGCTAGTGCTTGTTGTTGAGCCGTTGTTGCATCCATACCTTGACCTTGCAGTGCCCCATTAAGTGCATCGAGGCGCATACTGGTTTCTGGGTCATAAGGACTAAGTTTTGCTAATAGGATGGCTCGATGAAAAGCTTCTCGTCGGTCAAGTAAAGTGGTCAATAGAGCAATGCCAATGCTACCACCCAGTTGTCGGGTGAGGTTGTAGAAACCAGAGCCAGCAGAAATATCCGGTTTGGGTAGCGGGCCTAAAACTGCCAAACTCAAAGGCAGAAACATCAACACAGTAAAGCCCCCACGCCATACCAATGGCCAAAATAAATCATCTATACTCGGTTTGTGGGGTAATTGCTGCTAGTTGAAACATGACTCCAGACGATCCGACAGCACCCATTGCAATTAAAAATCGGGCATCAATTTTACTAGACAGTTTGCCTAATAAAACCATAACGATCGCAGATGCTAAAGCCCCAGGTGCTAACAATAGTCCTGTCTGCGTTGCTGTAAAGTGCAGCACACTCTGAGCAAATATCGGCACAGCAAAGAGTGTGCCATAAAGCCCCATTCCTACCACGGCAGATAACACACTTCCAGCAGCTAAAGAACGGTGACGTAAAACTCTCAAGTCAACGGCAGGATGGTCTATTTTCAACTCGTACCAAATAAATAATCCCAATCCGATAATACTGGCGATCGCTAATGTGGTGATGAAACCGGAGGAAAACCAGTCTTCTTTCTCTCCTTCCTCTAACAAAGTTTGCATACAGCCAATAGCGATAACTAAAAACCCAATCCCGAACCAATCGACGGCTTGGCTTTGTGTCTCACTTTTATCTTTATCTTTGGGCAAAAACATGAAAGACATCGCCACTGCAACGATCCCGAAGGGAATATTAACAAAGAAAATCCATCGCCAGCCTAAACCATCTACCAAAAATCCCCCTAAAGTCGGGCCGATGGCTGGGCCAGCAATTACACCTACCCCAAAAACTGCTTGTGCTAAACCCTGTTCAGCAGGTGGAAAAGTCTCAAACAAAATCGCTTGGGCTTTAGCTAGCAATCCGCCACCACATAAACCTTGAAGAATTCGAGAAAAAACTAGCATTGGGAGATTAAATGCCAACCCGCATAAAACCGAGGCCAGGGTAAAGCCAATCAACGAGAAAATGAAGTAGGTTTTGCGTCCAAAGTAATCTCCCAGCCATGCAGATAAGGGAATTAAGACAACATTTGCGATCGCATATCCAGTTACTACCCAGCCAACCTCACTGACAGTTGCACCCAAACTAGCCTGTATA
This portion of the Nostoc sp. GT001 genome encodes:
- the cysH gene encoding phosphoadenosine phosphosulfate reductase; translated protein: MTASRESRNQAIAFDLEKLNEQFETATPKEILAWSIENIPTGLVQTSAFNVDDMIITHILYSELKHPVPVIFLDTLHHFPESLELVAKAIQIYNLDLQTFKTPDVDTREAFEAKYGDKLWDKDIAKFHHITKIEPLLRGLDELNSVAWITGRRRDQAVTRANMPIFEFDGKGRLKVNPIATWTRKESWLYVAEHGVIYNPLHDQGYPSIGDQPITTKVAEGEDERAGRWRGSDKTECGIHI
- a CDS encoding DHA2 family efflux MFS transporter permease subunit; translation: MATNIKRSSFDQFGYVHGPLKWAIAFTASLGAILEVIDTSIVNVALTDIQASLGATVSEVGWVVTGYAIANVVLIPLSAWLGDYFGRKTYFIFSLIGFTLASVLCGLAFNLPMLVFSRILQGLCGGGLLAKAQAILFETFPPAEQGLAQAVFGVGVIAGPAIGPTLGGFLVDGLGWRWIFFVNIPFGIVAVAMSFMFLPKDKDKSETQSQAVDWFGIGFLVIAIGCMQTLLEEGEKEDWFSSGFITTLAIASIIGLGLFIWYELKIDHPAVDLRVLRHRSLAAGSVLSAVVGMGLYGTLFAVPIFAQSVLHFTATQTGLLLAPGALASAIVMVLLGKLSSKIDARFLIAMGAVGSSGVMFQLAAITPQTEYR